One Pirellulales bacterium genomic region harbors:
- a CDS encoding tetratricopeptide repeat protein codes for MNRKLSFTLCLAAIVVCNTARADDWVGQQVFIKETAKPKLGNKIIPWNQVGMPATVTKVDGDWLWVGKAWVKSGEVVKRDDAPSYYATVIRRDPSAAYAYLLRGVAWRLKRDYENALRDFSEAIRLEPDAHMAYQARAAVYHQLHEFQKALADISEAIRLAPEVGLYYNDRGCIYKSLENYNKAREQFDEAIRIQPNLALAYSNRGVNWHVEKKYDKAMADFNKALEIDNKLTHAYNMRGYVWSKEGHYAEALKDWDESIRLAPFEPGGYTNKARLYATCMSLGHRDGELAVENAQKACELSFWEEWLYIATLAAAYAEAGKFEEAVEWQKKAIAMNKNPEKRDTIEHQKRLELYEAGMPYRDPEVSE; via the coding sequence TTGAATCGAAAGCTTTCGTTCACGCTGTGTCTTGCCGCGATTGTCGTCTGCAATACGGCACGTGCCGACGACTGGGTAGGGCAACAGGTCTTTATCAAAGAGACGGCCAAGCCGAAACTCGGCAATAAGATCATTCCCTGGAACCAGGTCGGCATGCCGGCCACGGTTACCAAGGTCGACGGCGACTGGCTGTGGGTCGGTAAGGCGTGGGTCAAGAGTGGCGAAGTCGTCAAGCGTGACGACGCGCCGAGCTATTACGCCACGGTGATTCGTCGCGATCCCAGCGCGGCCTATGCCTACTTGCTGCGAGGCGTGGCGTGGCGATTGAAACGGGATTACGAGAACGCGCTGCGCGATTTCTCCGAGGCTATACGCCTCGAGCCCGACGCCCACATGGCTTATCAGGCCCGGGCGGCGGTCTATCACCAGTTGCACGAATTCCAAAAGGCTCTGGCCGATATCAGCGAGGCCATCCGCCTAGCGCCCGAGGTAGGACTGTACTACAACGACCGGGGCTGCATTTATAAAAGCCTGGAGAACTACAACAAAGCGCGCGAGCAGTTCGACGAGGCCATCCGTATTCAGCCAAACCTGGCGCTGGCCTACAGCAATCGCGGCGTGAACTGGCACGTCGAGAAGAAATACGACAAGGCGATGGCCGATTTCAACAAAGCCCTCGAGATCGATAACAAGCTGACGCACGCCTACAACATGCGCGGATACGTCTGGAGCAAGGAGGGGCATTACGCCGAAGCGCTCAAGGATTGGGATGAATCGATTAGGCTCGCTCCGTTCGAGCCTGGGGGGTATACGAATAAAGCCCGGCTCTACGCCACTTGCATGTCCCTCGGGCATCGCGATGGAGAATTGGCAGTCGAGAATGCTCAGAAAGCGTGCGAGCTGTCCTTCTGGGAAGAATGGCTGTACATCGCTACGCTCGCAGCGGCCTACGCTGAAGCCGGGAAATTCGAGGAAGCAGTCGAGTGGCAAAAGAAAGCGATCGCGATGAACAAGAATCCCGAGAAACGCGATACAATCGAACATCAAAAGCGGCTGGAACTGTACGAGGCAGGCATGCCGTATCGTGACCCGGAAGTTTCCGAGTGA
- a CDS encoding tetratricopeptide repeat protein, which produces MRFLFVLTLLGTICLGIAVDVPRARADDGWLNQKVYIKVNARPKVGNRTFDWNDIQVPAKITKVDGDWLWVGSAWVRSADVVKEADGTTYFTRVVQADSSNLNALLMRGVTFYNKRDYANALKDFNEVIRRDPNSASPYSNRAAVYSCLQQFDKAVADLNEAIRIAPDVAAFYSDRGCNFRGINSYAKAESDFDEAIRINPRMALSYSNRGVNWMMQKEYNKAMADFDKAIAIDPRMTYAYDGRGYVWSKRGHYAQALRDWDESIRVAPDEPGGYHNKARLYATCMSLGHRDGKLALENAKKACELDHWEEWRYVASLAAAYAELGDFEKAVEWQKKVIAMNKQPEEIDIKESNSRLKLYEAGMPFRDPEIPEEAEDSR; this is translated from the coding sequence ATGCGTTTCCTGTTTGTACTGACTTTGCTTGGCACGATCTGCCTGGGTATAGCCGTCGACGTGCCGCGTGCCAGGGCAGATGACGGTTGGCTGAATCAGAAGGTCTACATCAAGGTGAACGCTCGCCCGAAGGTTGGCAATCGGACATTCGATTGGAACGATATCCAGGTTCCCGCCAAGATCACGAAAGTGGACGGTGACTGGTTGTGGGTGGGCAGCGCGTGGGTACGCTCGGCTGATGTCGTGAAAGAAGCCGACGGCACGACCTATTTTACGCGTGTCGTGCAAGCAGATTCGAGCAACCTCAATGCCTTGCTCATGCGGGGCGTCACGTTTTACAACAAGCGAGACTACGCTAATGCGCTCAAGGATTTCAACGAAGTCATTCGTCGCGATCCAAACTCCGCCTCTCCCTATAGCAATCGGGCGGCGGTGTATAGCTGCTTGCAGCAATTCGACAAGGCCGTGGCGGACCTCAATGAGGCGATCCGGATCGCGCCGGACGTGGCCGCGTTCTATAGCGATCGCGGCTGCAATTTTCGCGGCATAAATAGCTATGCCAAGGCCGAGAGCGATTTCGACGAAGCGATACGAATCAACCCTAGGATGGCGCTATCGTATTCCAATCGCGGCGTGAACTGGATGATGCAGAAAGAATATAACAAGGCCATGGCCGATTTCGACAAGGCGATCGCCATCGATCCGCGCATGACTTATGCCTACGACGGACGGGGGTATGTGTGGAGCAAGCGTGGGCATTATGCGCAGGCGCTACGCGACTGGGACGAGTCGATTCGCGTTGCTCCCGACGAGCCTGGCGGTTATCACAACAAAGCTCGGCTGTACGCTACTTGCATGTCGTTGGGGCATCGCGACGGAAAGCTGGCGCTGGAAAACGCCAAGAAAGCTTGCGAGCTGGATCATTGGGAGGAATGGCGCTACGTTGCCAGCCTGGCGGCCGCGTATGCCGAACTCGGCGACTTCGAGAAGGCGGTGGAATGGCAGAAAAAGGTCATCGCCATGAACAAGCAGCCTGAGGAAATCGACATCAAGGAAAGCAACTCGCGGCTGAAACTCTACGAAGCAGGCATGCCATTCCGCGACCCTGAAATTCCCGAAGAGGCGGAAGACTCTAGGTAA
- a CDS encoding DUF2293 domain-containing protein — MSSQPVAERATKQTPIVVSIITEKSVRCRGCRRMMRAGGFSATVQNRPVCLQCGGLLGLVFLRRGNITLTKRACKLSARWMVVVKWSRARRRQERQGVLVEPQALEQARLQSAADEHQRQKRRARAATRRELQDQQYTSDFATAIRARYPASPPGIERPIAEHACAKYSGRVGRTAAAKELDAEMIHRAVVAHIRHANTRYDRLIASGVSRNEARELVRTLIDETLSCWRGEF; from the coding sequence ATGAGTTCGCAACCCGTCGCTGAGCGGGCCACCAAACAGACGCCGATCGTTGTCTCGATCATCACCGAGAAAAGCGTGCGCTGCCGCGGCTGTCGACGAATGATGAGAGCTGGCGGATTCTCAGCAACCGTGCAGAATCGGCCAGTATGTTTGCAATGTGGAGGCCTGTTGGGGCTGGTGTTTCTGCGGCGTGGCAACATTACGCTGACCAAGCGGGCTTGCAAATTGTCGGCACGCTGGATGGTCGTCGTGAAGTGGTCGCGGGCACGCCGGCGTCAAGAGCGGCAAGGAGTGCTCGTCGAACCGCAGGCGCTCGAGCAAGCGCGACTGCAGTCGGCGGCCGACGAACATCAGCGGCAAAAACGTCGCGCGCGGGCGGCGACTCGTCGTGAGCTGCAGGATCAGCAGTATACTTCCGATTTTGCCACGGCCATTCGCGCACGCTATCCGGCTAGCCCACCGGGGATCGAGAGACCGATTGCTGAGCATGCCTGTGCCAAGTACAGCGGTCGCGTTGGGCGTACGGCGGCTGCCAAGGAACTCGACGCGGAAATGATCCATCGTGCGGTCGTGGCGCATATTCGACATGCAAATACGCGCTACGACCGATTGATCGCTAGCGGAGTCAGCCGAAACGAAGCGCGCGAATTGGTCCGTACCCTGATCGACGAGACCCTTTCATGCTGGCGCGGGGAGTTCTAA
- a CDS encoding VCBS repeat-containing protein — protein MAPVCAPLLLLISGVAASPEISWSGDGQVRVLISVAAEPTASGQTSSGSSSRVDERPADVRIAFERLLADRGIKDQVPDPASIQVIRHDTQTGTPIKSPPFAFGRGEFEIPSRWYDATIPYEFPECNVNLATSGGKLTRTKDVRTGYFYESVGDARDGHLAFVHRDTGQTATYAVYFDLIPAGKLPDRQPPRGFVGDGLNRCDPVGHSTTGLIHSRVDVVDFNGDQLPDLLVGCSRGSIVWYPNVGQADDWKFTCARLLATRDGEPIDVGYGAAPRAIDFDGDGRLDLLVGGERNRVVWYRNLGTSARPELEYAGLVEADGRPMELPVTPVPEGPEIFKLDYYPLLETADWDGDGDLDLLAGGYITGRIYFYENISGPGMPARLHFAGELLADGAPLDVGWAASPAIADVDGDGDFDLFSGSMPMTSGGGDSVSEKTFLLYFENVGTRTSPKLHARELPHRGEFPRASIATPRLVDFNGDGLHDIVASSGERIYFFKNVGTRTAPEFQAHRDCMPGIWSNAPLAGTQFFDHDGDGHLDGIDGPRVYRNTGRGSPGIFSSPVSLLQAGQRIDHLSGIGDDWTFQRLYDLDDDGTFDLLDADHAGHIWWHRNRGTATKCDFATAGVQLSLVDGTPLVVGGKREGFDELQGARATYASGDFDGDHHADLVTTDTHGDVVYFHQATPIADKPPTFDAGTNIAKLRIRGVPTACDWNGDGRLDVVAGSSAADVVVILNKAASEESTFDEPRPIGLPPAPDGAGAPLVVTDYNGDGDLDIILHTAYGYTSFYERSFIDRGYAIGKVDALQTRPR, from the coding sequence ATGGCACCTGTGTGCGCCCCTTTGCTGTTATTGATAAGTGGCGTTGCAGCGTCACCTGAAATTTCCTGGTCGGGCGATGGGCAGGTGAGGGTGTTGATAAGCGTGGCGGCCGAGCCGACAGCTTCTGGGCAGACGTCAAGCGGCAGCAGCTCGCGCGTTGACGAGCGTCCCGCCGATGTCCGCATCGCGTTCGAGCGATTGCTGGCTGATCGGGGCATTAAAGACCAGGTGCCCGATCCCGCGTCGATCCAGGTAATTCGGCATGACACGCAAACCGGCACGCCGATCAAGAGCCCACCGTTTGCGTTCGGGCGTGGCGAATTCGAGATCCCTTCGCGCTGGTACGACGCCACGATTCCGTATGAGTTTCCTGAATGCAATGTCAACCTGGCGACCAGCGGCGGCAAATTGACACGCACGAAGGACGTGCGGACTGGATATTTCTACGAAAGCGTCGGAGACGCGCGCGACGGCCACCTGGCGTTTGTGCATCGTGATACCGGGCAGACTGCGACGTATGCCGTGTATTTTGACCTGATTCCTGCCGGCAAGCTGCCAGATCGCCAGCCGCCGCGCGGTTTTGTCGGCGATGGACTGAATCGTTGCGACCCGGTCGGGCATAGCACGACGGGACTTATCCACAGTCGCGTCGACGTCGTTGATTTCAATGGCGATCAACTTCCCGATCTATTGGTTGGCTGCAGCCGAGGTTCGATCGTCTGGTATCCCAACGTCGGCCAGGCCGATGATTGGAAATTCACCTGCGCGCGACTGCTGGCGACACGTGACGGTGAGCCCATCGATGTGGGCTACGGCGCCGCGCCGCGTGCGATCGATTTCGACGGCGACGGCCGCCTTGATTTGTTAGTCGGAGGCGAAAGGAACCGAGTCGTCTGGTATCGCAATCTTGGTACGAGTGCTCGACCGGAACTGGAATACGCCGGGCTGGTCGAGGCCGATGGCCGACCGATGGAATTGCCGGTAACGCCCGTGCCTGAGGGGCCGGAGATTTTCAAGCTCGATTATTACCCGCTTCTAGAAACGGCTGATTGGGACGGTGACGGCGATCTCGACCTACTGGCTGGCGGTTACATAACTGGCCGGATTTACTTTTACGAGAATATTTCCGGCCCAGGCATGCCGGCGCGATTGCATTTCGCCGGTGAGTTGCTGGCCGACGGGGCTCCGCTTGATGTTGGTTGGGCGGCATCGCCTGCCATAGCGGACGTCGACGGCGATGGCGACTTTGACCTGTTCAGCGGCTCGATGCCGATGACCAGCGGCGGCGGCGACAGTGTCAGCGAAAAGACGTTCCTGTTGTATTTCGAAAACGTCGGCACGCGGACCAGCCCGAAACTGCATGCCCGCGAGTTACCGCACCGTGGCGAATTCCCTCGGGCATCGATCGCCACGCCCCGACTTGTCGATTTCAACGGCGACGGTCTGCATGACATCGTGGCCAGCTCGGGCGAGCGCATTTATTTTTTCAAAAATGTCGGTACGCGCACCGCACCGGAATTTCAGGCGCATCGTGACTGCATGCCCGGCATCTGGAGCAATGCACCCCTGGCCGGGACCCAGTTCTTCGACCACGACGGCGATGGGCATTTGGACGGGATTGATGGACCTCGTGTGTATCGCAATACGGGACGCGGCAGCCCAGGAATTTTTTCCAGCCCCGTGTCATTGCTGCAGGCCGGGCAGCGGATCGATCACCTTTCCGGTATCGGTGACGATTGGACATTTCAGCGGCTTTACGACCTCGATGACGACGGCACGTTCGATTTGCTGGACGCCGATCATGCAGGGCATATCTGGTGGCATCGCAACCGGGGGACGGCGACCAAATGCGATTTCGCAACCGCGGGGGTCCAGTTGTCGCTCGTTGACGGTACACCGCTGGTGGTCGGCGGCAAGCGCGAGGGCTTTGATGAACTGCAAGGCGCACGTGCCACGTACGCTTCCGGTGATTTCGACGGTGACCATCACGCTGACCTGGTCACGACCGATACCCACGGCGACGTTGTGTATTTTCATCAAGCAACGCCCATCGCCGATAAGCCGCCGACGTTCGACGCGGGAACAAACATCGCGAAACTTCGCATTCGCGGGGTGCCGACGGCGTGCGACTGGAACGGCGACGGTCGGCTGGACGTGGTGGCCGGATCGAGTGCCGCGGACGTGGTTGTCATTCTAAACAAAGCCGCGAGCGAAGAAAGCACGTTCGACGAGCCGCGTCCAATCGGACTGCCCCCTGCGCCCGATGGTGCCGGCGCACCGCTGGTGGTGACCGATTACAACGGCGACGGCGACCTCGACATTATTTTGCACACAGCCTACGGGTATACCAGCTTTTACGAACGATCGTTCATCGACCGCGGCTACGCAATTGGCAAGGTCGATGCTTTGCAAACCAGGCCGCGCTAG
- a CDS encoding DUF1330 domain-containing protein has product MAQNTSSSATDAAAVGATIAVLPTPGQMQAFLTLPDDQPIVMVNLLKFRVDGGEAEYAKYSAAIQPILAKIGAKILFSGKAEFCLIGQADWDMVALVQYPRKQSLVQMSLSPEYQAIHHFREAGLEGQINYAVVPTGA; this is encoded by the coding sequence ATGGCTCAAAACACATCGAGTTCGGCGACCGATGCCGCGGCCGTTGGCGCTACCATCGCCGTGCTTCCCACGCCCGGTCAGATGCAGGCGTTTCTCACCCTGCCTGACGACCAACCGATCGTGATGGTCAATCTTCTAAAGTTCAGGGTGGATGGCGGTGAGGCGGAGTACGCCAAATACTCGGCCGCGATCCAGCCGATTCTGGCGAAGATTGGCGCCAAAATCTTGTTTTCCGGAAAGGCCGAATTTTGTCTTATCGGTCAGGCCGATTGGGACATGGTCGCGCTCGTTCAATACCCGCGAAAGCAGAGCCTTGTGCAGATGTCCCTCTCGCCGGAATACCAGGCTATCCATCATTTTCGTGAGGCCGGCCTCGAAGGCCAAATCAACTACGCGGTTGTTCCGACCGGGGCCTGA